A window of the Lactobacillus gasseri ATCC 33323 = JCM 1131 genome harbors these coding sequences:
- a CDS encoding TetR-like C-terminal domain-containing protein: MLAELERVQITLHSMLSEPNVKKVNISKLCSKAKISRKTFYLRYGKINNCIEACILFELRKELRKNKKESLNQLLNVLCEYIQKNKQYFYNAYHLSEQDCMCEKMKEHFFKYIRSYVYKRGSFSELILKQLTNLLYDRICFWISHGCNKSYSFLLEELAIIIELIDFQKQICSHKFQVFNFSHYYLNSD; this comes from the coding sequence ATGTTGGCAGAATTGGAAAGAGTTCAAATAACTTTACATAGTATGTTATCTGAACCAAATGTAAAGAAAGTAAATATTTCGAAACTTTGTAGTAAAGCAAAAATTAGTCGAAAAACTTTTTACTTGCGATATGGAAAGATAAATAACTGTATCGAAGCCTGTATTTTGTTTGAATTAAGAAAAGAGTTACGCAAAAACAAAAAAGAAAGTCTAAATCAACTTCTTAATGTTTTATGTGAATACATTCAGAAAAACAAACAGTATTTTTATAATGCTTATCATTTAAGTGAACAAGATTGTATGTGTGAAAAGATGAAAGAACATTTCTTTAAGTATATTCGATCTTATGTTTATAAAAGAGGAAGTTTTTCAGAACTCATACTTAAACAATTGACCAACTTATTATATGATCGAATTTGTTTTTGGATTAGCCACGGATGTAATAAAAGCTATAGCTTCTTACTGGAAGAATTAGCAATTATTATTGAATTGATAGATTTTCAAAAACAAATTTGTTCTCATAAATTTCAAGTCTTTAATTTCTCACACTACTATTTAAATTCCGACTAA
- a CDS encoding GNAT family N-acetyltransferase, with the protein MIRKAKLTDFPLVFPILKQIFDEMDMDTIKALPESQFYDLMKHGFYSPHYRYSHNRMWVETDEMDRPIGLIVMYGYDDQGLIDISLKSSYPKVGLPLDAIIFSDKEALPHEWYLDAIAVSPKHWGEGIGQRLIKFAPGVAKQKGYKKISLNVDQDNPRAARLYDYMGFETTSTMTIGDRLYNHMVKKVN; encoded by the coding sequence ATGATTAGAAAGGCAAAATTAACTGATTTTCCGTTAGTTTTTCCAATTTTAAAACAAATTTTTGATGAAATGGATATGGATACCATTAAAGCACTCCCAGAAAGTCAATTCTATGATTTGATGAAGCATGGTTTCTATTCACCTCATTATCGATATTCTCATAATCGAATGTGGGTAGAAACAGATGAAATGGATCGTCCAATTGGGTTGATTGTAATGTATGGTTATGATGATCAAGGGCTAATTGATATTTCATTAAAAAGTTCCTATCCTAAAGTTGGATTACCTCTTGATGCGATCATCTTTTCAGATAAAGAAGCATTACCGCATGAATGGTATCTTGATGCTATTGCAGTTTCTCCAAAACATTGGGGAGAAGGGATCGGACAGCGATTAATTAAATTTGCTCCGGGCGTTGCTAAGCAGAAGGGATATAAAAAGATAAGTTTGAACGTTGATCAAGATAACCCTAGAGCAGCTCGTTTGTATGATTATATGGGTTTTGAAACGACTTCGACCATGACTATTGGAGATCGTCTGTATAATCACATGGTTAAAAAAGTTAATTAA
- the smpB gene encoding SsrA-binding protein SmpB: MKQKADNLIAQNKKANHDYFIKETLEAGIALTGTEIKSIRARRINLRDGYVQIINGSAFLENVHISEYKEGNRYNHDPLRSRRLLLHKREIARLAGIQAQQGMAIIPLKVYLKHGFAKVLIGVGQGKKQYDKRQTIKKRDQDREIHRKYGI, encoded by the coding sequence ATGAAACAAAAAGCAGATAATTTGATTGCTCAGAATAAAAAGGCAAATCATGACTATTTTATTAAAGAAACTCTTGAAGCAGGAATTGCTTTAACTGGTACTGAGATTAAATCAATTCGTGCTCGCAGAATTAATTTACGTGATGGATATGTTCAAATAATTAACGGGTCTGCTTTTTTAGAGAATGTTCACATTAGTGAGTATAAAGAAGGTAATCGCTATAATCACGATCCTTTGAGGTCACGGCGCTTGTTGCTTCATAAAAGAGAAATTGCTCGCCTAGCTGGAATTCAGGCTCAACAAGGGATGGCAATTATTCCTTTAAAAGTTTATTTGAAACATGGTTTTGCTAAAGTACTAATAGGTGTTGGTCAGGGAAAGAAGCAATACGATAAGCGACAAACAATTAAAAAACGTGATCAAGATCGAGAAATTCATCGTAAGTATGGAATTTAA
- the rnr gene encoding ribonuclease R: MTQNERVLADVYETFRHNPQEQYDVDQLENDLSRNQRLNFPDLVKALTFLEHSKKIVTDGQGKYQLNQLNTVAEGTFKANDKGFGFVKFDDESMEDAFIDKHNTKFAIDGDHVKVKIIAGANPWNGRGPEGKIEEITERGVETLVVEFRPYADEVVKSSGFYGYVVSENRKLKKYKINITDNGVKPQMGDMVKISITKYPDEDQPDEMQGVALLTIGNKNDPGVDIMSIVVDNDIRTDWPEDAMDQANNIPDHVTEEEKAKRVDITDQPAVTIDGDDSKDFDDAVVVWKLPNGNYHLGVHIADVSHYVKEGSPLDKEAFARGNSTYLVDRVIPMLPFRLSNGICSLNEGVERLVLSCDMEITPEGKRVGYRIYPSVMKSHGRLTYNNVNKVLDPNNHEKLEQKYEDVAPMLHDMADLHNILYKQRHQRGAIDFEEPEAKIIVDDKGKPIDIVLHERGTAEKMIESFMLMANETVAEDYYKKHVPFLYRVHETPDQEKMQSFFEFVSAFGLNVKADPNDVKPKDLQKVVAKTEGTPEEAVVQMMMLRSLKQAHYSPEPLGHFGLAAKYYTHFTSPIRRYSDLMVHRMIHEYADKKMDKDVQKHFKSQLPDVAEQTSTQERKSIDTERGVNDLKMTEFMADKVGQTFDAIVSSVTSFGMFIQLPNTVEGLIHISNLNDDYYNFDEKSLTLTGRNSHKQFKIGMPIKVKLINADVEQHQLDFEIYDPNATKRPQKGYSRGKRSFNKGRRNNNGKNNNSFHVNNGHSFKIRHRKNTTVKANKK, from the coding sequence ATGACACAAAATGAACGAGTTTTAGCTGATGTTTATGAAACTTTCAGACATAATCCTCAAGAGCAATATGATGTAGATCAACTTGAAAATGATCTCAGCCGTAATCAAAGATTGAATTTTCCAGATTTAGTTAAAGCTTTAACTTTTTTAGAGCATAGTAAAAAGATTGTAACTGATGGTCAAGGAAAATATCAGTTGAATCAATTAAATACGGTTGCTGAGGGTACATTTAAAGCTAATGATAAGGGGTTTGGTTTTGTTAAGTTTGATGATGAAAGCATGGAAGATGCCTTCATTGATAAACATAATACCAAGTTTGCAATTGATGGAGACCATGTTAAGGTAAAGATCATTGCAGGTGCAAATCCATGGAATGGTAGAGGACCCGAGGGTAAAATTGAGGAGATTACCGAACGAGGAGTTGAAACTTTAGTTGTCGAATTTCGTCCATATGCTGATGAAGTAGTAAAATCAAGTGGATTTTATGGTTATGTAGTTAGTGAAAATCGTAAATTAAAGAAGTATAAGATTAATATCACTGATAATGGTGTTAAACCACAAATGGGTGATATGGTAAAAATTTCTATTACAAAGTACCCTGACGAAGATCAACCTGATGAAATGCAAGGTGTAGCTCTTTTAACTATTGGTAATAAGAATGATCCTGGTGTTGATATCATGTCAATTGTAGTTGACAATGATATTCGAACTGATTGGCCTGAAGATGCTATGGATCAAGCGAATAATATTCCAGATCATGTAACAGAAGAAGAAAAAGCAAAACGTGTTGATATTACTGATCAACCTGCTGTGACAATTGATGGGGACGATTCTAAAGACTTTGATGATGCTGTAGTAGTTTGGAAGCTTCCTAATGGTAATTATCACTTAGGTGTACATATTGCAGATGTGTCTCATTATGTAAAAGAAGGAAGTCCGTTAGATAAAGAAGCTTTTGCTCGTGGTAATAGTACATATTTAGTTGATCGTGTTATTCCAATGCTTCCATTCAGATTATCAAACGGCATTTGTTCGCTTAATGAAGGCGTTGAACGTTTGGTTCTTTCATGTGATATGGAGATTACACCAGAAGGTAAGCGTGTTGGATATAGAATATATCCATCAGTTATGAAGTCACATGGTCGTTTAACATATAACAATGTTAATAAAGTTCTTGATCCAAATAATCATGAAAAGCTAGAGCAAAAATATGAAGACGTTGCTCCAATGCTTCACGACATGGCTGATTTACACAATATTTTATATAAACAGCGTCACCAACGCGGAGCAATTGATTTCGAAGAACCAGAAGCAAAGATTATTGTTGATGATAAAGGTAAGCCAATTGATATTGTTCTTCATGAACGTGGTACTGCTGAAAAGATGATTGAATCATTTATGTTAATGGCGAATGAAACAGTAGCTGAAGATTATTACAAGAAGCATGTTCCATTTCTTTATCGTGTTCACGAAACTCCAGACCAAGAAAAGATGCAATCATTCTTTGAGTTTGTAAGTGCGTTTGGTTTAAATGTAAAAGCTGATCCAAATGATGTAAAACCAAAAGATTTACAGAAAGTTGTAGCTAAGACTGAAGGTACACCTGAAGAAGCAGTTGTGCAAATGATGATGCTTCGTAGTTTGAAACAAGCGCATTATTCTCCAGAACCACTTGGTCACTTCGGTTTAGCAGCTAAATATTATACTCACTTTACTTCTCCAATCCGTCGTTATTCTGACTTAATGGTCCACCGAATGATTCATGAATATGCAGATAAGAAGATGGATAAGGATGTGCAGAAGCATTTCAAGTCACAACTTCCTGATGTTGCTGAACAAACTTCAACACAAGAAAGAAAGTCAATTGATACTGAACGTGGTGTAAATGATTTGAAGATGACCGAATTTATGGCTGATAAAGTTGGTCAAACTTTTGATGCTATTGTTTCATCAGTAACTAGCTTTGGGATGTTTATTCAATTGCCAAATACTGTTGAAGGTTTGATTCATATTTCTAACTTAAATGATGATTATTACAACTTTGATGAAAAGTCATTGACTTTAACAGGTCGCAATTCGCACAAGCAATTTAAGATAGGAATGCCAATTAAAGTTAAGTTGATCAATGCAGATGTTGAGCAACATCAATTAGACTTTGAAATTTATGATCCAAATGCCACAAAACGTCCGCAAAAAGGTTATAGTCGTGGTAAGCGCAGTTTTAATAAGGGACGTAGAAACAATAATGGTAAGAATAATAACTCTTTCCATGTAAATAATGGTCATAGTTTTAAAATTCGCCATCGTAAGAATACAACTGTTAAAGCTAATAAAAAATAA
- the secG gene encoding preprotein translocase subunit SecG: MYNIVMTLLIIVSFLIIIATLMQPQKQQDALNALSGGAVFSGQTKKRGFEALMERITAVLLVLFFALALILAILSSK; the protein is encoded by the coding sequence TTGTATAATATCGTCATGACGCTACTCATCATTGTTAGCTTTTTAATTATTATTGCTACATTGATGCAGCCGCAAAAGCAACAAGATGCCTTAAACGCATTGTCCGGCGGTGCAGTATTTAGTGGCCAGACAAAGAAGCGTGGATTTGAAGCATTAATGGAAAGAATTACCGCTGTATTGTTGGTTCTCTTTTTCGCTCTTGCTTTGATCTTGGCAATACTTTCATCCAAGTAA
- the eno gene encoding phosphopyruvate hydratase — MSVITDIHAREVLDSRGNPTVEAEVYTELGGFGRAIVPSGASTGEHEAVELRDGDKSRFGGQGVLTAVENVNGEIAKAVIGLDVTDQRLIDQTMIDLDGTPNKGRLGANAILSVSLASARAAADELGLPLYEYLGGPNAHVLPTPMMNVINGGKHADNNVDIQEFMIMPVGAKSLHEAVRMGAETFHTLKGLLQERGESTAVGDEGGFAPNLKNNEEPFEILVEAIQRAGYKPGQDIAIAFDCAASEFYNKDTKKYVTVADGREYTAEEWTSLIEDLVDKYPVISVEDPLDENDWEGWKTFTERLGDKVQIVGDDLFVTNTSYLEKGIKMGVANSILIKLNQIGTLTETFEAIEMAKEAGYTAVVSHRSGETEDTTIADLVVATNAGQIKTGSMSRTDRIAKYNQLMRIEEALGSTAQYKGIHSFYNLHKQF, encoded by the coding sequence ATGTCTGTTATTACTGATATTCACGCACGTGAAGTTCTTGACTCTCGTGGTAATCCAACTGTTGAAGCAGAAGTTTATACTGAATTAGGCGGCTTTGGTCGTGCTATTGTTCCATCTGGAGCTTCTACTGGTGAACATGAAGCCGTAGAATTACGTGATGGTGACAAATCTCGCTTTGGTGGTCAAGGCGTTTTAACTGCTGTTGAAAATGTTAACGGCGAAATTGCTAAAGCTGTTATCGGTTTAGATGTTACTGATCAACGTTTAATCGATCAAACTATGATCGATCTTGATGGTACTCCAAATAAAGGTCGTTTAGGTGCTAATGCAATATTATCTGTTTCATTAGCAAGTGCTCGCGCTGCAGCTGATGAATTAGGTTTACCTTTATACGAATACTTAGGTGGACCAAATGCTCATGTTTTACCAACTCCAATGATGAATGTTATCAATGGTGGTAAGCACGCAGATAACAATGTTGATATTCAAGAATTCATGATTATGCCAGTTGGTGCTAAATCACTTCATGAAGCTGTTCGTATGGGTGCAGAAACTTTCCATACTTTGAAGGGCTTATTGCAAGAACGTGGTGAATCAACTGCCGTAGGTGATGAAGGTGGTTTTGCACCTAACTTGAAGAATAACGAAGAACCATTTGAAATTTTAGTAGAAGCTATTCAACGTGCAGGCTACAAGCCAGGTCAAGACATTGCTATTGCCTTTGACTGTGCTGCTTCTGAATTCTACAACAAGGATACTAAGAAGTATGTAACTGTTGCTGATGGCCGTGAATACACTGCTGAAGAATGGACTTCATTGATTGAAGATTTAGTTGATAAGTACCCAGTTATTTCTGTAGAAGATCCTTTAGACGAAAACGATTGGGAAGGTTGGAAGACCTTTACTGAACGTTTAGGCGATAAGGTACAAATTGTTGGTGATGATTTATTTGTTACTAACACTAGTTACCTTGAAAAAGGTATCAAGATGGGTGTTGCTAACTCAATCTTAATTAAACTTAACCAAATTGGTACTTTGACTGAAACTTTTGAAGCTATCGAAATGGCTAAGGAAGCAGGTTACACTGCTGTTGTTTCTCACCGTTCTGGTGAAACTGAAGATACTACAATTGCTGATTTAGTTGTTGCAACAAATGCTGGTCAAATCAAGACTGGTTCAATGTCAAGAACTGACAGAATTGCTAAGTACAACCAATTAATGAGAATTGAAGAAGCTTTGGGTTCAACTGCTCAATACAAGGGAATTCACAGTTTTTACAATTTACATAAACAATTTTAA
- the tpiA gene encoding triose-phosphate isomerase: MRTPIIAGNWKLHMNPEQTVEFVNAVKGKLPDPSKVESVIAAPAVDLYVLKKAAEGSDLHTGAENAYFEVEGAFTGETSPKVLNEMGIDYCIIGHSERRGYFHETDEDINKKAKALFANGVTPIICCGESLETREANKQEDWVVAQIKAALDGLTAEQVSKLVIAYEPIWAIGTGKTASADQAEEMCKTIRETVKDLYNEETAENVRIQYGGSVKPANVKELMSKPDIDGGLVGGASLDPESFLALVNYQD, encoded by the coding sequence ATGCGTACACCAATTATTGCTGGTAACTGGAAATTACATATGAACCCAGAACAAACTGTTGAATTTGTAAATGCAGTTAAGGGCAAGTTACCAGATCCAAGTAAAGTTGAATCAGTTATTGCTGCACCTGCAGTTGATCTTTACGTTTTAAAGAAGGCTGCCGAAGGCTCAGATTTACATACTGGTGCAGAAAATGCATACTTTGAAGTTGAAGGTGCATTTACTGGTGAAACTTCACCTAAAGTTTTAAACGAAATGGGTATTGACTACTGTATTATTGGTCACTCAGAACGTCGTGGCTACTTCCACGAAACTGATGAAGACATTAACAAAAAGGCTAAAGCTTTATTTGCTAATGGCGTAACTCCAATTATTTGCTGTGGTGAATCTCTTGAAACTCGTGAAGCTAATAAGCAAGAAGATTGGGTAGTTGCTCAAATCAAAGCTGCTTTAGATGGTTTAACTGCAGAACAAGTTTCTAAGCTTGTTATTGCTTATGAACCAATTTGGGCTATTGGTACTGGTAAGACTGCTTCTGCTGATCAAGCGGAAGAAATGTGCAAGACTATTCGTGAAACTGTAAAAGACTTGTACAACGAAGAAACTGCTGAAAACGTTCGTATTCAATACGGTGGTTCAGTAAAACCAGCTAACGTTAAAGAATTAATGTCTAAGCCTGACATTGATGGTGGCTTAGTTGGTGGTGCTTCACTTGATCCAGAATCATTCTTAGCATTAGTAAACTACCAAGATTAA
- a CDS encoding phosphoglycerate kinase, which yields MAKLIVSDLDLKGKKVLVRVDFNVPIKNGVIGDDNRIVAALPTIKYIIEHGGKAILLSHLGRVKSDADKKELSLRPVAERLSELLKKPVTFVPENEGKEVEETIDKMKDGDVIVLENTRFQDIDNDFGKRESKNDPKLGEYWASLGDVFVNDAFGTAHRSHASNVGIATAMKKAGKPAAAGFLLEKEIKFLGDAVENPVHPFVTILGGAKVSDKIGVIENLIPKSDHILIGGGMAYTFLAAQGHKIGKSLFEADKVELAKELLAKAGDKIVLPVDNVAATEFSNDAPHEVVGDDIPDNEMGLDIGPKTVEKFRDILKDAKTVVWNGPMGAFEMPNYAEGTLEVGRALADLKDAVTIIGGGDSTAAAKQLGIAPKISHISTGGGASLNYLEGKELPGIACVSDK from the coding sequence ATGGCTAAATTAATCGTTTCAGACCTTGATCTTAAAGGTAAAAAAGTTTTAGTTCGTGTTGACTTTAATGTTCCAATTAAAAATGGTGTTATTGGTGATGACAACCGTATCGTTGCTGCATTGCCAACTATTAAGTACATTATTGAACATGGTGGTAAAGCAATCTTACTCAGTCACTTAGGCCGTGTAAAGTCAGATGCTGACAAGAAGGAATTATCATTACGTCCAGTAGCAGAACGCTTAAGTGAGTTATTAAAGAAGCCTGTAACTTTTGTACCAGAAAATGAAGGTAAAGAAGTTGAAGAAACCATCGATAAAATGAAAGATGGCGACGTTATTGTTCTTGAAAACACTAGATTCCAAGATATTGACAATGACTTTGGTAAACGTGAATCTAAGAACGATCCAAAACTTGGCGAATACTGGGCAAGTCTTGGCGATGTATTTGTAAACGATGCATTTGGTACTGCTCACAGAAGTCACGCTTCAAATGTAGGTATCGCAACTGCTATGAAGAAGGCTGGTAAACCTGCAGCAGCTGGTTTCTTACTTGAAAAAGAAATCAAGTTCTTAGGTGATGCTGTTGAAAACCCAGTTCACCCATTTGTAACTATCCTTGGCGGTGCAAAAGTATCAGACAAGATTGGTGTTATTGAAAACTTAATTCCTAAGTCAGATCACATTTTAATTGGTGGTGGTATGGCTTACACATTCTTAGCTGCACAAGGCCACAAGATTGGTAAATCATTATTTGAAGCTGATAAAGTTGAACTTGCAAAAGAATTATTAGCAAAAGCTGGCGATAAGATTGTATTGCCTGTAGATAATGTCGCAGCAACTGAATTCTCAAACGATGCACCTCACGAAGTTGTTGGTGATGATATTCCTGATAACGAAATGGGTCTTGACATTGGTCCTAAGACTGTTGAGAAATTTAGAGACATCTTAAAGGATGCTAAGACCGTCGTATGGAACGGACCTATGGGTGCATTCGAAATGCCAAACTACGCAGAAGGTACCTTGGAAGTTGGTCGCGCATTAGCTGATTTGAAAGATGCCGTTACTATTATCGGTGGTGGTGACTCAACTGCTGCTGCTAAGCAATTGGGAATTGCTCCTAAGATCAGCCACATTTCTACTGGTGGTGGTGCTTCACTTAACTACCTTGAAGGTAAAGAATTACCAGGAATCGCTTGTGTTTCTGACAAGTAA
- the gap gene encoding type I glyceraldehyde-3-phosphate dehydrogenase, with amino-acid sequence MTVKIGINGFGRIGRLAFRRIMDLGEKSSDIEVVAINDLTTPALLAHLLKYDSTHGTFNHEVSATDDSIVVDGKKYRVYAEPQAQNIPWVKNDGVDFVLECTGFYTSKAKSEAHLKAGAKRVLISAPAGSDLKTIVYGVNDDTLTADDKIVSAGSCTTNSLAPMVNALQKEFGIEVGTMTTIHAYTSTQMLLDGPVRGGNLRSARAAAINIIPHSTGAAKAIGLVVPELNGKLNGHAQRVPVPDGSVTELVSILSKDVTADEVNEAVKKYESPSFAYNDHNIVSSDVLGMTAGSIFDPTQTMVTTAGDKQLVKTVAWYDNEYSFTCQMVRTLLKFATL; translated from the coding sequence ATGACAGTTAAAATTGGTATTAACGGTTTCGGCCGTATTGGTCGTTTAGCATTCCGTCGTATTATGGATTTAGGCGAAAAGTCTTCAGATATTGAAGTTGTTGCAATCAACGACTTGACTACTCCAGCACTTTTAGCTCACTTACTTAAGTACGACTCAACTCATGGTACTTTCAACCACGAAGTTTCAGCAACTGATGACTCAATCGTAGTTGACGGTAAGAAGTACCGTGTTTACGCTGAACCACAAGCACAAAACATTCCTTGGGTTAAGAACGATGGTGTTGACTTCGTTCTTGAATGTACTGGTTTCTACACTAGCAAAGCTAAGTCAGAAGCTCACCTTAAGGCTGGTGCAAAGCGTGTATTAATTTCTGCACCTGCTGGTTCAGACTTGAAGACCATTGTTTACGGCGTAAACGATGATACTTTGACTGCTGACGACAAGATTGTTTCAGCTGGTTCATGTACTACTAACTCATTAGCACCAATGGTTAATGCTTTACAAAAGGAATTCGGCATTGAAGTTGGTACTATGACTACTATCCACGCTTACACTTCAACTCAAATGCTTTTAGATGGTCCTGTACGTGGTGGTAACTTACGTTCTGCTCGTGCTGCAGCTATCAACATTATTCCTCACTCAACTGGTGCTGCTAAGGCTATTGGTCTTGTTGTTCCAGAATTGAACGGTAAGTTGAATGGTCACGCACAACGTGTTCCAGTTCCAGATGGTTCTGTAACTGAATTGGTTTCAATCTTAAGCAAGGATGTAACTGCTGACGAAGTTAACGAAGCAGTTAAGAAGTACGAAAGTCCTTCATTTGCATACAACGACCACAACATCGTTTCTAGCGACGTTTTAGGTATGACTGCTGGTTCAATCTTTGACCCAACTCAAACCATGGTAACTACTGCAGGTGACAAGCAATTAGTTAAGACTGTTGCTTGGTACGACAACGAATACTCATTCACTTGCCAAATGGTTCGTACTTTATTGAAATTTGCTACTCTTTAA
- a CDS encoding sugar-binding transcriptional regulator, translated as MDSDLTLLQSLVPDVLKIIRQRFLVLEQISLLAPVGRRVVAKKLGLSERNVRTETDYLRQLGLINIQSYGMELTDKGKRTLKEAAPLIDRLFNASQTEIELAQKLGIDRAIIVPGDMDRQERVVDLMGEQLNSALDLLLPLGKSIITVLGGTTVAGVARHLSPKLSRYRDLLFVPGRGAVGESVEIQSNTVAQMMASETGGRHKGLYLPENVSSEALTLLLQDTDIANAISNIYNSDMVIHGIGRADVMSKRRGLDVMTNSKLRNDGAVAECFGYFFDRQGRLVKRIPRIGLQLEDLDKIPHVFAIAAGASKAAAIVAYMHHAPKQTWLITDEGASNLVLKGK; from the coding sequence ATGGACTCGGATTTAACCTTGTTGCAAAGCTTAGTTCCTGATGTTTTAAAAATAATTCGGCAACGTTTTCTTGTTCTTGAACAGATTTCGCTGTTAGCTCCAGTTGGGCGACGAGTTGTTGCTAAAAAATTAGGATTAAGCGAGCGCAATGTGCGAACTGAAACTGATTATTTACGACAGTTAGGTCTGATCAATATTCAGAGCTATGGGATGGAATTAACTGATAAAGGAAAGAGAACTTTAAAAGAAGCCGCTCCATTAATTGATCGTTTATTCAATGCAAGTCAAACTGAAATTGAATTGGCACAGAAATTGGGTATTGATCGAGCAATTATTGTTCCAGGTGATATGGATCGTCAAGAGCGTGTAGTTGATTTGATGGGCGAACAACTTAATTCTGCTCTAGATCTTCTTTTACCGCTAGGAAAAAGTATTATTACCGTATTAGGTGGTACTACAGTTGCTGGAGTAGCTCGTCATCTTTCTCCTAAATTAAGTCGCTATCGCGATTTATTGTTTGTTCCTGGAAGGGGAGCAGTTGGAGAAAGTGTTGAAATTCAAAGCAATACTGTAGCTCAGATGATGGCATCTGAAACGGGAGGCAGGCACAAAGGCCTATATCTTCCAGAAAATGTATCATCTGAAGCCTTGACTTTATTACTTCAAGACACAGATATTGCGAATGCGATTTCAAACATTTATAATAGTGATATGGTGATACATGGAATTGGTAGAGCAGATGTCATGTCAAAGAGACGTGGGCTTGATGTTATGACTAATTCTAAGCTCCGAAATGATGGAGCTGTGGCTGAATGTTTCGGGTATTTCTTCGACCGACAAGGTAGACTTGTTAAACGTATCCCTCGTATTGGTCTTCAACTAGAGGACTTAGATAAAATACCTCATGTATTTGCAATTGCTGCTGGTGCCAGCAAGGCGGCGGCAATTGTAGCTTACATGCATCATGCTCCAAAACAGACGTGGTTGATCACGGATGAAGGAGCCTCAAACTTGGTTTTAAAGGGGAAGTAA